In one window of Photobacterium leiognathi DNA:
- the aroK gene encoding shikimate kinase AroK: MAEKRNIFLVGPMGASKSTIGRHLAQQLHMEFFDSDTVIEERTGADISWVFDVEGEDGFRVREEAVIDDLTQEQGIVLATGGGSVKSKENRNRLSARGIVVYLETTIEKQLARTQRDKKRPLLQTDTPREVLEALAEERNPLYEEVADYVVRTDDQSAKVVANQIIKMLEER; the protein is encoded by the coding sequence ATGGCTGAAAAACGAAATATTTTCTTAGTCGGCCCAATGGGTGCAAGCAAAAGCACTATTGGTAGACACCTTGCACAGCAGCTGCATATGGAATTCTTTGACTCAGATACAGTGATCGAAGAGCGTACAGGTGCTGATATTAGTTGGGTTTTTGATGTTGAAGGTGAAGACGGTTTCCGTGTTCGCGAAGAAGCAGTAATTGATGATCTAACTCAAGAGCAAGGTATTGTTCTGGCAACGGGTGGTGGTTCTGTTAAAAGTAAAGAGAACCGTAATCGCCTTTCTGCTCGTGGTATCGTAGTTTACCTAGAGACGACTATCGAGAAGCAACTTGCTCGAACTCAACGCGATAAAAAGCGTCCTCTACTTCAAACAGATACGCCTCGTGAAGTGCTGGAAGCACTTGCAGAAGAGCGCAATCCATTGTATGAAGAAGTAGCAGACTACGTAGTTCGCACAGATGATCAAAGTGCGAAAGTAGTGGCTAACCAAATCATCAAAATGCTGGAAGAGCGTTAA
- the aroB gene encoding 3-dehydroquinate synthase, with the protein MERINVNLGDRSYPISIGAELFCNSALFASAIPAGKRVVVVSNETVAPLYAQQVMDTISSLECQVALLSLPDGEQYKTLDTFNQIMTFLLDGNYGRDVVIVALGGGVIGDVVGFAAASYQRGVDFIQVPTTLLSQVDSSVGGKTAVNHRLGKNMIGAFYQPKAVVIDNYCLRTLPEREFAAGMAEVIKYGIIADHDFFVWLEENIERLQALDNDALCYAIARCCQIKADVVAADEKESGVRALLNLGHTFGHAIEAEMGYGNWLHGEAVSAGTVLAARTAAKQGLISDDDVARIIRLHERAKLPVVAPETMGFDEFIKHMMRDKKVLSGQLRLVLPTSIGSAEVVSNVTHEVLQDVINR; encoded by the coding sequence ATGGAACGGATCAATGTCAATTTAGGTGACAGAAGCTACCCTATTTCAATCGGCGCCGAGTTGTTTTGCAACTCGGCGTTGTTTGCATCTGCAATTCCTGCTGGAAAGCGGGTCGTAGTGGTCAGTAACGAAACCGTTGCTCCGCTGTATGCACAGCAGGTAATGGATACCATCAGTTCATTAGAGTGCCAAGTGGCGCTACTTTCTCTCCCTGATGGTGAACAATACAAAACGTTAGATACCTTTAATCAAATCATGACATTTTTACTTGATGGTAATTATGGCCGTGATGTGGTGATCGTTGCATTAGGCGGTGGTGTTATTGGTGATGTTGTCGGCTTTGCTGCGGCAAGTTACCAACGTGGCGTAGATTTTATTCAAGTACCTACCACGTTACTTTCTCAAGTGGACTCATCTGTCGGTGGTAAAACCGCAGTGAATCACCGATTGGGTAAGAACATGATAGGTGCTTTCTATCAGCCAAAAGCGGTGGTTATTGATAATTATTGTTTACGTACGTTGCCTGAACGTGAGTTTGCAGCGGGCATGGCTGAAGTGATCAAGTACGGTATTATTGCTGATCACGACTTTTTCGTTTGGCTTGAAGAAAACATTGAACGCCTACAAGCGTTAGATAACGATGCTTTGTGTTATGCCATTGCGCGTTGTTGCCAAATTAAGGCCGATGTTGTTGCAGCTGATGAAAAAGAATCAGGTGTACGAGCTTTACTTAATCTAGGTCATACATTTGGTCATGCTATTGAAGCTGAGATGGGCTACGGCAACTGGCTGCACGGCGAAGCGGTGTCGGCAGGTACAGTTCTCGCAGCAAGAACAGCAGCAAAACAAGGCTTGATCAGTGATGATGATGTAGCACGTATTATTCGTCTGCATGAGCGAGCAAAGCTACCTGTAGTTGCACCTGAAACAATGGGCTTTGATGAATTTATCAAGCATATGATGCGTGATAAAAAAGTATTATCAGGCCAGCTACGATTAGTTCTACCTACATCCATTGGCAGTGCTGAAGTCGTGTCTAATGTGACGCATGAGGTATTGCAGGATGTGATTAATCGCTAA
- a CDS encoding AAA family ATPase: MDSTLAAKNMDLDSQIQLLSRVQFITRFSSHLILLSGTQGSGKTWLAHRYLEQYAQDAEQALLSCSEGQTLIQQRSNLLKQFNANPMFNEQDSLRQSAEHLLPEQTNLVIIVDDAQFLAPELLVELWALVRSTEKRFGWQINILLFAEPETIAKPLHDIAQVSGMALLELEISELSAEEVSQFSEMLLGDEQLGAYDRRELKERLSSSQPRPGALQQLPSSDNSTLSPHTSPRLSPMKLLVGLVVLLFITVVGWFGIDYYQSQPATMFSLTPEPTSSTSQAIQSTSSQSDESEPVIDDKPLPMPIHGEGLTVGRQEPEAQRMVVPSKLVDAMMDEQSVGGTGESAAKEFSAEPESEVKAELTPTPVRSNNATPSENTDEPVTIEAEKNKPVEASPQPDKKVVKTVTKTEPVVTATTPTPAVAVKASKPKVASVQQVQIELVNTTTLLAKNSRHYAIQLSASMSWNETKAFVKKNKVQSSTAIYKTRRDGKIWFIVISGDYKTAKQARTAIRALPNELKALRPWPKPYKKIQQEIERLK, encoded by the coding sequence ATGGATAGCACGTTAGCAGCAAAAAACATGGATCTGGATAGCCAGATCCAGTTGCTTTCACGGGTACAGTTCATTACCCGATTTAGTTCACACCTTATTTTACTCTCCGGTACACAAGGCTCAGGCAAAACCTGGCTGGCACATCGTTATCTAGAACAATATGCCCAAGATGCTGAGCAAGCACTGCTCAGTTGCAGTGAAGGGCAAACACTGATCCAGCAGCGTTCAAATTTGCTTAAGCAATTTAATGCCAATCCGATGTTTAACGAGCAAGACTCGTTACGCCAAAGTGCAGAGCACTTACTTCCTGAACAAACAAACCTCGTTATCATCGTTGATGATGCGCAATTTCTTGCGCCTGAATTATTGGTAGAGCTTTGGGCATTAGTCAGAAGTACTGAAAAGCGATTTGGTTGGCAAATTAATATTTTATTGTTTGCAGAGCCGGAGACTATTGCCAAACCTCTGCATGATATCGCCCAAGTCTCAGGGATGGCTTTACTTGAACTTGAAATCAGTGAGCTAAGTGCAGAGGAAGTCAGTCAATTTAGTGAGATGTTACTAGGTGATGAGCAATTAGGTGCTTACGATCGCCGTGAGCTAAAAGAGCGTCTGTCATCATCTCAGCCACGTCCCGGTGCTTTACAACAACTGCCATCATCGGATAACAGTACGCTTTCACCGCATACATCACCACGCTTATCACCAATGAAGTTACTGGTTGGGCTGGTGGTACTCTTGTTCATAACCGTCGTCGGTTGGTTTGGCATTGATTACTATCAATCACAACCTGCGACGATGTTTTCACTGACCCCAGAGCCAACATCATCGACATCTCAGGCGATACAGAGTACTTCTTCGCAAAGTGATGAATCTGAGCCTGTGATTGATGATAAACCTTTGCCGATGCCTATTCATGGTGAAGGGCTTACGGTTGGGCGCCAAGAGCCAGAAGCTCAGCGAATGGTAGTACCGTCAAAGTTAGTTGATGCCATGATGGATGAGCAAAGTGTTGGTGGTACAGGTGAAAGTGCAGCAAAAGAGTTTTCTGCAGAGCCTGAGTCAGAAGTAAAAGCAGAGCTAACGCCAACACCAGTTAGATCTAATAATGCTACGCCATCTGAAAATACAGATGAGCCTGTCACGATTGAGGCTGAAAAAAATAAGCCAGTTGAAGCAAGTCCACAGCCTGATAAAAAAGTTGTAAAAACAGTGACGAAAACAGAGCCTGTTGTTACTGCCACCACACCAACGCCAGCTGTTGCGGTGAAAGCTTCTAAGCCTAAAGTTGCTTCTGTACAGCAGGTCCAAATTGAGCTGGTCAATACCACAACATTGCTAGCTAAGAATTCACGTCATTACGCAATTCAATTGTCTGCATCGATGAGCTGGAATGAAACCAAAGCTTTTGTGAAAAAGAATAAGGTGCAATCATCTACTGCCATATATAAAACTCGTCGTGATGGAAAAATATGGTTTATTGTTATTTCCGGTGATTATAAAACGGCGAAGCAGGCGCGTACTGCGATTCGTGCATTACCGAATGAATTAAAAGCTCTGCGTCCGTGGCCGAAACCGTATAAAAAAATCCAGCAAGAAATAGAACGTTTAAAATAA
- the dam gene encoding adenine-specific DNA-methyltransferase: MKKHRAFLKWAGGKYSLVEDIKRHLPPARKLVEPFVGAGSVFLNTDYDHYLLADINPDLINLYNILKNEPERYIEDARKLFTPEYNSKEAYLKIREDFNASDDPYLRSLYFLYMNRHGFNGLCRYNKKGGFNVPFGSYKKPYFPEEEMRYFSEKAKRATFVCEGYTTTFSRARKGCVVYCDPPYAPLSSTANFTSYAGNGFSLDDQATLADVAEKAAQERDITVLISNHDTALTRRLYTGADLSVVKVKRTISRNGSGRNKVDELLALFTPSLATAKFSSEEE; encoded by the coding sequence ATGAAAAAGCATCGTGCATTCCTAAAATGGGCTGGAGGTAAATACTCTCTCGTTGAGGATATTAAACGACATCTACCGCCTGCGCGTAAATTGGTTGAGCCTTTTGTTGGGGCAGGTTCAGTATTTCTAAATACTGACTATGACCATTACTTACTGGCTGATATTAACCCTGATCTGATCAATCTTTACAACATCCTCAAAAATGAGCCAGAGCGCTATATTGAAGATGCGCGTAAATTATTCACGCCTGAATATAATAGCAAAGAAGCGTATTTAAAGATTCGTGAAGATTTTAATGCCAGTGATGATCCGTACCTGCGCTCGTTATATTTCTTGTACATGAACCGTCATGGTTTTAATGGCTTATGTCGTTATAACAAGAAAGGCGGCTTTAATGTGCCGTTTGGCTCGTATAAGAAGCCGTATTTCCCAGAAGAGGAAATGCGTTATTTTTCTGAAAAAGCTAAGCGTGCCACGTTTGTGTGTGAAGGCTATACCACAACATTTTCACGTGCTCGTAAAGGCTGCGTAGTGTATTGCGATCCACCTTATGCGCCGTTGTCGAGCACTGCAAACTTTACCTCATATGCCGGTAATGGTTTTAGCTTAGACGATCAAGCAACCTTGGCAGATGTCGCAGAAAAAGCAGCACAAGAGCGTGATATCACGGTACTCATTTCTAATCACGATACTGCACTAACTCGTCGTTTATATACAGGTGCAGATCTGTCTGTGGTGAAAGTGAAACGTACGATTAGCCGCAATGGCAGTGGACGAAATAAAGTCGATGAGTTATTGGCTCTGTTTACGCCTTCACTTGCGACAGCGAAATTTTCTTCAGAAGAAGAGTGA
- a CDS encoding DUF2970 domain-containing protein — protein sequence MKKQEQEKQMLFSVIRSVLAALFGVQSDKNRYQDFKQPTACPFIITGIVMIVMMVGAIIAVAQWATASQ from the coding sequence ATGAAAAAACAGGAGCAAGAAAAGCAGATGCTATTCTCTGTGATACGCAGTGTCCTTGCTGCTTTGTTTGGCGTTCAATCTGACAAGAATCGTTATCAAGACTTCAAGCAGCCAACAGCATGTCCATTTATTATTACCGGGATCGTAATGATTGTGATGATGGTAGGCGCAATCATCGCCGTCGCTCAGTGGGCAACGGCAAGCCAATGA
- the rpe gene encoding ribulose-phosphate 3-epimerase → MKDFLIAPSILSADFARLGEDVEKVLAAGADVIHFDVMDNHYVPNLTFGAPICKALRDYGITAPIDVHLMVKPVDSIIPDFAKAGASMITFHVEASEHIDRTLQLIKEHGCKAGVVFNPATPLHYLDYIMDKVDMILLMSVNPGFGGKSFIPSTLDKLREVRKRIDASGRDIRLEIDGGVKVDNIREIAEAGADMFVAGSAIFNEPDYKVAIDKMRAELAEAKC, encoded by the coding sequence ATGAAGGATTTTTTGATTGCTCCATCTATCTTATCGGCTGACTTTGCACGTTTAGGTGAAGACGTTGAAAAGGTACTCGCAGCAGGCGCTGATGTGATCCACTTTGATGTGATGGATAATCACTATGTACCTAACCTCACCTTTGGTGCGCCGATCTGTAAGGCATTGCGTGATTACGGCATTACTGCACCGATTGATGTGCACTTAATGGTGAAGCCTGTCGATAGCATTATTCCGGATTTTGCGAAAGCGGGTGCTTCAATGATCACTTTCCATGTTGAAGCTTCTGAGCACATTGATCGTACCTTACAGTTAATCAAAGAACATGGCTGTAAAGCAGGGGTGGTATTTAACCCTGCAACACCACTGCATTACCTTGATTACATCATGGATAAAGTCGATATGATTTTATTAATGTCAGTAAACCCTGGCTTTGGTGGTAAATCTTTCATTCCATCTACATTAGATAAGCTACGTGAAGTGCGTAAGCGTATTGATGCATCAGGTCGTGATATTCGCCTTGAAATTGATGGCGGTGTGAAAGTCGATAATATTCGTGAAATTGCTGAAGCAGGTGCCGACATGTTTGTCGCAGGCTCTGCGATTTTCAATGAACCTGATTACAAAGTCGCGATTGATAAAATGCGCGCAGAATTAGCTGAGGCTAAGTGTTAA
- a CDS encoding phosphoglycolate phosphatase, giving the protein MAFDNIQFIAFDLDGTLLDSVPDLADAADKTMRHLGREGVTVEQVTTWIGNGADILIGRSLSRSIDIDPDLDPELHKQARQLFDHYYELGGHVKSALYADVKTTLAAFHQAGMPMAIVTNKPSQFVPHLLEEHGISEYFVDVIGGDTFPLKKPDPYALHWLMEKHNIAANEMLMVGDSRNDILAAKAATCHSLGLTYGYNYGQPIADSEPDVVCDHFKQLADVVKLGD; this is encoded by the coding sequence ATGGCTTTTGATAACATCCAGTTTATTGCATTTGATTTAGATGGCACCTTGCTAGATAGCGTGCCAGATTTAGCAGATGCGGCAGATAAAACCATGCGTCACCTTGGTCGTGAAGGGGTGACGGTCGAGCAAGTTACCACTTGGATTGGTAATGGTGCAGATATCTTAATTGGTCGCTCGCTTAGCCGTAGTATAGATATTGATCCTGATTTGGATCCTGAATTACATAAACAAGCTCGACAGTTATTTGATCACTATTACGAGCTAGGTGGTCATGTGAAAAGCGCGTTGTATGCGGATGTAAAAACTACATTGGCAGCGTTTCATCAAGCGGGAATGCCAATGGCGATTGTGACCAATAAGCCATCGCAATTTGTTCCTCATCTACTTGAAGAGCATGGCATCAGCGAGTATTTTGTCGATGTAATTGGTGGTGATACCTTCCCACTGAAAAAGCCTGATCCGTATGCGCTGCATTGGTTAATGGAAAAACATAACATTGCTGCAAATGAAATGCTGATGGTCGGTGATTCACGAAATGATATCTTGGCAGCAAAAGCGGCAACATGTCATTCCCTTGGGCTGACTTATGGTTATAACTATGGTCAACCTATCGCGGATAGCGAGCCGGATGTGGTCTGTGATCACTTCAAGCAATTAGCGGATGTGGTTAAACTAGGCGACTAG
- the trpS gene encoding tryptophan--tRNA ligase, with protein MSKPIVLSGVQPSGELSIGNYLGALRQWEQMQDDYDCQYCVVDLHAVTVRQDPKALHEATLDALAICLAVGVDPQKSTLFVQSHVPEHAQLGWLLNCYTQMGELSRMTQFKDKSARHANDVNVGLFDYPVLMAADILLYGAHQVPVGSDQKQHLELARDIATRFNNIYGGEDSPIFQVPEPYIPTVGARVMSLQDATKKMSKSDDNRKNVITLLEEPKSIIKKINKAQTDAETPPRIAFDIENKAGISNLMGLYSAATGKTFAKIEAQYAGVEMYGPFKKDVGEALVAMLEPVQAEYHRIRSDRAYLDSVMKQGAEKASARAAEVLKKAYQAVGFVARPY; from the coding sequence ATGAGTAAACCCATTGTATTAAGTGGCGTACAGCCTTCTGGTGAATTAAGTATTGGTAACTACCTAGGTGCGCTGCGTCAGTGGGAACAGATGCAGGACGATTACGATTGCCAATACTGTGTGGTTGATCTGCACGCGGTGACGGTTCGTCAAGATCCAAAAGCGCTGCATGAAGCAACATTAGATGCCTTAGCGATCTGTTTAGCTGTAGGTGTCGATCCACAAAAGAGCACCTTGTTCGTACAATCTCACGTACCAGAGCATGCGCAATTAGGCTGGCTACTTAACTGTTACACTCAAATGGGTGAGCTAAGCCGTATGACGCAGTTTAAAGATAAATCTGCACGTCATGCTAACGATGTTAACGTCGGTCTATTTGATTACCCAGTACTGATGGCAGCAGACATTCTATTGTACGGGGCACACCAAGTACCTGTAGGTAGCGATCAGAAGCAACACTTAGAGCTTGCGCGTGATATCGCAACACGCTTTAACAACATTTATGGCGGTGAAGATAGCCCAATCTTCCAAGTACCAGAACCTTACATCCCAACCGTGGGTGCGCGTGTAATGAGTCTTCAAGATGCGACGAAGAAAATGTCGAAATCTGATGATAACCGTAAGAACGTGATCACTCTGCTGGAAGAGCCTAAATCGATCATTAAGAAGATCAACAAGGCACAAACAGATGCTGAAACACCGCCTCGCATCGCATTTGATATTGAGAACAAGGCGGGTATTTCTAACCTAATGGGTCTGTACTCAGCAGCAACAGGTAAAACCTTCGCTAAAATCGAAGCGCAATACGCTGGCGTTGAAATGTACGGTCCATTTAAGAAAGACGTGGGTGAAGCTCTGGTTGCTATGCTTGAGCCAGTACAAGCTGAATACCACCGTATCCGTAGCGATCGTGCATACCTTGATAGCGTAATGAAGCAAGGTGCTGAAAAAGCTTCTGCACGTGCGGCTGAAGTATTGAAGAAAGCGTACCAAGCGGTAGGTTTTGTTGCTCGCCCTTACTAA
- a CDS encoding aminodeoxychorismate/anthranilate synthase component II produces the protein MLLIIDNYDSFTYNLYQYFCELGAEVKVVRNDEIDLAGIEALAPTHLVISPGPCTPNEAGISLQAIEYFAGKLPILGVCLGHQSLAQAFGGDVVRARQVMHGKTSPIKHNDTSVFAGLNNPLTVTRYHSLVVKRETLPDCFDITAWTEREGEFDEIMGIAHKTLPLEGVQFHPESILTEQGHALLANFLKR, from the coding sequence ATGCTGTTAATTATCGATAACTATGATTCATTTACCTATAACCTCTACCAATACTTTTGCGAGTTAGGTGCCGAGGTTAAAGTGGTACGTAACGATGAGATTGATCTCGCGGGCATAGAGGCATTAGCACCGACCCATTTAGTGATTTCACCGGGGCCATGTACTCCAAATGAAGCGGGTATTTCACTCCAAGCGATCGAATACTTTGCCGGAAAGCTACCCATTTTAGGGGTATGTTTAGGTCATCAATCACTAGCTCAAGCATTTGGTGGTGACGTGGTACGGGCAAGACAAGTGATGCATGGTAAAACGTCACCGATCAAACATAATGATACTAGTGTGTTTGCAGGGCTTAATAACCCATTAACAGTGACGCGCTACCACTCATTAGTGGTGAAGAGAGAGACCTTACCTGATTGCTTTGATATCACAGCGTGGACAGAGCGTGAGGGTGAGTTTGATGAAATCATGGGGATTGCCCATAAAACATTGCCTTTAGAAGGGGTGCAATTTCATCCTGAAAGCATTCTGACCGAGCAAGGTCATGCCTTATTGGCGAACTTTCTTAAACGCTAG
- a CDS encoding aspartate aminotransferase family protein — MTTEQRVERNLFDEVMVPCYSPMAEIPVRGSGARVWDQHDREYVDFAGGIAVSCLGHCHPIMVNALKEQADKLWHLSNVLTNEPALRLAKKLTELCFADKVFFANSGAEANEAALKLARRYAVDKFGTEKDQIIAFHQGFHGRTFFTVTVGGQEAYSDGFGPKPQAVTHIPYNDLSALAEIMSEKTCAVMMEPLQGEGGLVSPSVEFVQGVRELCDKHQALLIFDEVQTGNGRTGDFYAYQGLGVTPDILTTAKSLGGGFPIGAMLTTTELAAHLKVGTHGSTYGGNPLACAVAEAVIDEVSKPEVLAGVKQREQWFREGLTAINAKYPIFAEIRGKGLLLGASLTDEWQGRARDILVQAGKEGLMMLVAGTNVVRFTPSLVIEKADIDEGMARLERAIATLYNAE, encoded by the coding sequence ATGACTACAGAGCAGAGAGTAGAACGTAATTTATTTGATGAGGTGATGGTGCCTTGTTATTCACCAATGGCGGAGATCCCTGTACGTGGCAGTGGAGCACGAGTATGGGATCAACATGATCGCGAGTATGTCGATTTTGCTGGTGGAATTGCGGTGAGCTGCTTGGGTCATTGCCATCCAATCATGGTGAACGCATTAAAAGAGCAAGCCGACAAGTTATGGCATTTAAGTAATGTATTAACTAACGAGCCAGCATTGCGTTTAGCGAAAAAACTCACTGAGTTATGTTTTGCTGACAAAGTCTTTTTTGCCAACTCAGGTGCTGAAGCAAATGAAGCGGCTCTTAAGCTCGCGCGTCGTTATGCAGTTGATAAATTTGGTACTGAAAAAGATCAAATTATCGCTTTTCATCAAGGCTTCCATGGGCGTACTTTTTTCACCGTTACTGTTGGTGGACAAGAAGCCTATTCCGATGGTTTCGGTCCTAAACCTCAAGCAGTAACGCATATTCCTTACAACGACCTATCAGCTTTAGCTGAGATCATGTCGGAGAAAACCTGTGCGGTGATGATGGAGCCACTGCAAGGTGAAGGTGGTTTAGTTAGCCCAAGCGTTGAATTTGTTCAAGGTGTGCGTGAGCTGTGTGATAAACACCAAGCATTGCTGATTTTTGATGAAGTCCAAACAGGTAATGGTCGTACAGGTGATTTTTATGCTTACCAAGGTTTGGGAGTAACGCCTGATATCTTAACCACGGCTAAATCGCTTGGTGGGGGCTTTCCTATCGGTGCCATGCTGACAACGACCGAGCTTGCTGCGCATTTGAAAGTGGGTACTCATGGCTCGACGTATGGTGGTAATCCATTGGCATGTGCCGTTGCAGAAGCAGTGATTGACGAAGTGAGTAAGCCTGAAGTGCTAGCTGGGGTTAAACAACGCGAGCAGTGGTTCCGTGAAGGGCTAACTGCGATCAATGCCAAGTATCCAATTTTTGCCGAGATCCGTGGTAAGGGATTATTACTTGGCGCGTCTCTAACCGATGAGTGGCAAGGTCGCGCCCGTGACATTCTTGTCCAAGCCGGAAAAGAAGGATTAATGATGTTAGTGGCAGGCACCAACGTGGTGCGTTTTACCCCATCATTAGTGATTGAAAAAGCGGATATTGATGAAGGTATGGCGCGTTTGGAGCGTGCTATTGCAACGCTTTATAACGCAGAGTAA
- the astA gene encoding arginine N-succinyltransferase, with translation MLVIRPIMASDYSALMQCAEESYHGFTSLPVNEEMLRNRISHSETSFAKEVVSPADEGYLMVAEDTETGEIAGTTAIEAAIGLDAPFYNYHLSTVVHASRRLGVHNTVQILTLGNHYTGDTELCTLFLRPPWREGLNGRLLSKARFLMMAEHRHRFSDVVFAEMRGVSDEEGNSPFWHWLKENFFSIDFIHADYLTGIGAKGFIADLMPKLPIYVNLLSKDAQAVIGQVHDNTRPALRLLENEGFSCRGYVDIFDAGPTVECDVRNVETVRHSKRYQVEVGEHESEQQCLVANTSFRDFRAVAAPLDIDDKAQHVVLSQQVADALAVTDGDFVRFIEQ, from the coding sequence ATGCTGGTTATTCGTCCTATTATGGCTAGTGATTATTCTGCGCTTATGCAGTGTGCTGAAGAGTCTTACCATGGTTTTACCTCACTCCCTGTTAACGAAGAAATGCTCCGTAATCGGATATCACACTCTGAAACAAGCTTTGCCAAAGAGGTTGTTAGCCCTGCTGATGAAGGCTATCTCATGGTGGCGGAAGATACCGAAACGGGTGAGATTGCAGGTACAACAGCCATAGAGGCTGCGATTGGTTTAGATGCGCCTTTCTATAATTATCATTTAAGTACTGTGGTACATGCTTCACGTCGTTTAGGGGTGCATAACACGGTGCAAATTCTAACGCTGGGTAATCACTACACGGGTGATACTGAGCTCTGCACTCTTTTCTTACGCCCACCTTGGCGTGAAGGGCTAAATGGTCGCTTGTTGTCAAAAGCTCGCTTTCTAATGATGGCTGAGCATCGTCACCGTTTCTCGGATGTAGTCTTTGCAGAAATGCGCGGCGTATCAGATGAAGAAGGTAATTCACCATTTTGGCACTGGCTGAAAGAGAACTTCTTCTCGATTGATTTCATTCACGCCGATTACTTAACGGGCATTGGGGCTAAAGGCTTTATTGCTGATCTGATGCCTAAGCTACCTATCTATGTCAATTTACTCAGTAAAGATGCGCAAGCGGTGATAGGACAAGTGCATGACAACACCCGTCCTGCGTTACGTTTATTGGAAAATGAAGGTTTCTCATGCCGAGGCTATGTTGATATTTTTGATGCAGGTCCGACAGTGGAATGTGATGTCCGTAATGTTGAAACCGTGCGTCATTCCAAACGTTATCAAGTCGAAGTAGGCGAGCATGAGAGTGAGCAACAATGCTTAGTGGCTAATACATCATTTCGTGATTTTAGAGCTGTGGCAGCACCGCTAGATATTGATGATAAAGCGCAGCATGTGGTGTTAAGCCAACAAGTGGCAGATGCATTAGCAGTAACAGACGGTGACTTTGTTCGTTTTATCGAGCAATAA